From Drosophila subpulchrella strain 33 F10 #4 breed RU33 unplaced genomic scaffold, RU_Dsub_v1.1 Primary Assembly Seq354, whole genome shotgun sequence, the proteins below share one genomic window:
- the LOC119560969 gene encoding transcription elongation regulator 1 isoform X1: protein MEASLEESMDSDHASSPISKPDARESPPGVGLNGNGNGSGSGSQETPNNGVAIAKEKPSEGQWTKPFNAFSGRPIGEHTAQQQALQQQQQPPPQQQQSQPQQQQQQPPPGANGVTGPPEIWVETKAEDGRSYYYHAVTRETTWTRPDGPTVKIMTQAEVEEMAKRPAQAAKAEAKATETPLEVPGVSSHLTSQPPPHLMSQPPPNAATPLLSQPPPNVRQQPPPMFQPPGMQPPPGFGQPPFCMPPPAYGFPGGAAPGGAPWGVGIPPWQQHMHGGQDNKPAKSLIIKPGVIDPAVIARAAEWSEHRAPDGRPYYFHAARGESVWEKPQALRDMEAARMAAHSGVAPAVATAPSGLPPHLLPNPMMHMPPGSAPPGFDAHAAFAAAAAAMKANSENTKAAQAAALEKEAKKAAEEKRKKEEEQKKAAATAKQTDKSRPVTSTPIAGTPWCVVWTGDARVFFYNPSTRTSVWDRPEDLMNREDVDKAVNERPEQLKTPQEKSAEADQKSNEEAAQEQTQAQVQAQQLEQVQRVDPEDDDDDEIIKIRTESESSVEEVPTKRVRMISKSKRAEDAALEAEQRAAKERALVPLEMRVTQFKEMLREKDVSAFSTWEKELHKIVFDPRYLLLTSKERKQVFEKYVKDRAEEERKEKRNKMRQKREDFRSLMEEARLHGKSSFSEFSQKNAKEERYRAIEKVRERESLFNEYIVEVRRREKEDKQLKKEQIRKDFLDMLRERHDIERHTRWYDIKKKFESDPRYRMVDSMYREEYFEDYLHIMKEEKRKERELREQRERERHRERKSDRKERDKDKEKEKDKNRKDRGRSRSRDKDREPKSSKEKEKVKEEKSKSEKSKKRDTPEEGEHREESDREERAGSDDSEVARQRETEAEQKQKEREKKLRAEQSIREREKEVQRTLAGHLRDRDKEREHHMREECIGHFTALLTDLVRTPDFTWKEVKRQLRKDHRWELIETLDREDRERKFNEHIDNLMKKKRERFREMLDEIGTLHLTSTWKEIKKLIKEDPRYLKYNSDKGEREFRDYIKDKTMTAKTALRELLQECKFITHKSSDLIKENPNHLKEIQDILKNDKRYLVLDHMEEERNTIVLGFVEELNKRGPPPPPTASESTRRNK from the exons ATGGAAGCGAGTTTAGAGGAGAGCATGGACAGCGATCACGCTAGTTCGCCAATCAGTAAGCCGGATGCGAGGGAATCCCCACCAGGAGTGGGACTCAATGGAAATGGCAATGGTAGTGGTAGTGGCAGCCAGGAGACCCCGAATAATGGCGTTGCTATAGCCAAGGAAAAACCAAGCGAGGGCCAGTG GACCAAGCCCTTCAATGCATTCAGTGGGCGACCCATTGGGGAGCACACAGCCCAGCAGCAGgcgctgcagcagcaacagcagccaccgccgcaacagcagcagtcgcagccgcagcagcagcagcaacaacctcCTCCTGGGGCAAACGGAGTGACGGGACCCCCGGAAATCTGGGTGGAAACCAAGGCGGAGGACGGCCGCTCCTATTATTACCATGCGGTAACCAGGGAAACCACCTGGACCCGGCCCGATGGACCCACTGTCAAGATAATGACCCAGGCCGAGGTGGAGGAGATGGCCAAGCGACCAGCCCAAGCCGCCAAGGCGGAAGCGAAGGCCACCGAGACTCCACTTGAGGTTCCAGGGGTGTCGTCGCATCTCACCTCGCAACCGCCACCGCACCTGATGAGCCAGCCACCACCAAATGCGGCGACTCCGCTGCTTTCCCAGCCGCCTCCAAATGTGCGCCAGCAGCCGCCGCCCATGTTCCAGCCACCTGGGATGCAGCCGCCTCCCGGTTTTGGACAACCGCCGTTTTGTATGCCGCCGCCGGCTTACGGATTTCCTGGAGGCGCCGCTCCAGGTGGAGCGCCTTGGGGCGTTGGCATTCCGCCCTGGCAGCAGCACATGCATGGCGGCCAGGATAACAAGCCAGCCAAGTCGCTGATCATCAAGCCGGGCGTTATCGATCCAGCGGTTATTGCGCGGGCAGCAGAGTGGTCAGAGCATCGTGCTCCCGATGGCAGACCGTACTACTTTCATGCCGCTCGAGGGGAGAGTGTATGGGAGAAACCTCAGGCACTGAGGGACATGGAAGCCGCCAGAATGGCTGCCCACTCTGGAGTGGCGCCCGCTGTGGCAACAGCTCCGTCCGGACTACCGCCCCACCTGCTACCCAATCCCATGATGCATATGCCACCGGGCTCAGCGCCACCGGGATTTGATGCGCATGCCGCTTTTGCAGCCGCTGCTGCAGCAATGAAAGCGAATTCGGAGAACACCAAGGCGGCGCAGGCTGCTGCCCTCGAAAAGGAGGCTAAGAAGGCGGCGGAAGAGAAGCGGAaaaaggaggaggagcagaAGAAGGCGGCAGCTACCGCAAAGCAGACGGACAAGAGTCGACCGGTGACAAGTACTCCGATCGCTGGAACGCCCTGGTGTGTCGTGTGGACAGGAGACGCTCGCGTCTTCTTCTATAATCCATCGACGAGGACTTCGGTTTGGGATCGACCCGAGGATCTAATGAATCGCGAGGACGTTGACAAAGCGGTAAACGAACGTCCCGAGCAACTGAAGACCCCGCAGGAGAAGTCCGCTGAGGCGGATCAAAAATCCAACGAGGAGGCAGCCCAGGAACAGACTCAAGCGCAAGTTCAGGCCCAGCAGCTGGAACAGGTGCAGCGAGTGGATCCAGAGGACGACGATGACGACGAGATTATCAAGATTCGAACTGAGTCCGAGTCCAGTGTGGAGGAGGTGCCTACCAAACGAGTGCGAATGA TTTCGAAGTCAAAGCGAGCCGAGGATGCCGCCCTAGAGGCTGAGCAGCGGGCAGCTAAGGAGCGGGCTTTGGTACCCTTAGAGATGCGCGTCACCCAGTTCAAGGAGATGCTTAGAGAGAAGGACGTTTCAGCTTTCAGCACCTGGGAGAAGGAGCTTCACAAGATCGTATTCGATCCGCGGTATCTGCTGCTGACATCAAAGGAACGTAAACAGGTATTTGAAAAGTATGTCAAGGATCGGGCCGAGGAGGAGCGTAAGGAGAAGCGAAACAAGATGCGCCAGAAGCGGGAGGATTTCCGCAGCCTAATGGAAGAAGCCAGGCTACATGGCAA ATCCTCGTTCTCCGAGTTCAGCCAGAAGAACGCGAAGGAAGAGCGGTACCGGGCTATCGAGAAGGTCCGGGAGCGCGAGAGTCTCTTCAACGAGTACATTGTGGAGGTGCGTCGTCGCGAAAAGGAGGACAAGCAGTTGAAGAAAGAGCAG ATCCGCAAGGACTTTCTGGATATGCTGCGCGAACGTCACGACATCGAACGCCACACCCGGTGGTACGACATCAAGAAGAAGTTTGAGTCGGACCCCCGTTACCGGATGGTTGACTCCATGTACCGGGAGGAGTACTTCGAGGACTACCTGCACATCATGAAGGAGGAGAAGCGAAAGGAGCGGGAGCTGCGAGAACAGAGAGAACGAGAGCGACACCGCGAACGCAAATCGGACCGGAAGGAAAGGGATAAGgacaaagaaaaggaaaaggaCAAGAATCGGAAGGATCGAGGACGCAGTCGCTCGAGGGACAAGGACCGCGAGCCCAAATCCTCCAAGGAAAAGGAGAAAGTCAAGGAGGAGAAGAGCAAATCGGAGAAGAGCAAGAAACGCGATACTCCG GAGGAGGGTGAGCATCGCGAAGAATCCGATAGGGAAGAGCGAGCCGGCAGCGACGACAGCGAGGTGGCTCGCCAACGGGAGACCGAGGCTGAGCAGAAGCAAAAAGAGCGCGAAAAGAAGCTGAGGGCAGAACAGAGCATTCGGGAGCGGGAGAAGGAGGTGCAGCGGACCCTGGCCGGGCATCTGAGGGATCGGGACAAGGAACGCGAGCATCACATGCGCGAAGAGTGCATTGGCCACTTCACGGCTCTGCTGACAGATCTGGTGCGTACGCCGGATTTCACATGGAAGGAGGTAAAGCGCCAGTTGCGGAAGGACCATCGCTGGGAACTGATCGAGACCCTAGATCGAGAAGATCGCGAGCG AAAATTCAACGAGCACATTGACAATCTGATGAAGAAAAAGCGTGAGCGATTCCGCGAAATGCTGGACGAGATTGGCACTCTGCACCTCACTAGCACTTGGAAGGAGATTAAGAAACTGATCAAAGAGGATCCGCGATATTTGAAATACAATTCGGACAAGGGAGAGCGCGAGTTCCGGGACTACATCAAGGATAAAACCATGACCGCGAAAACCGCTCTTCGGGAACTATTGCAGGAGTGCAAATTCATCACCCACAAGAGCAGCGATCTCATCAAGGAAAATCCCAATCACCTCAAGGAAATCCAGGACATACTGAAGAACGACAAAAG GTATCTGGTGCTGGACCACATGGAGGAGGAAAGAAACACTATTGTCCTCGGCTTCGTAGAGGAACTCAACAAACGGGGACCTCCGCCACCACCCACAGCTTCTGAGTCAACGCGCCGCAACAAGTAG
- the LOC119560969 gene encoding transcription elongation regulator 1 isoform X2, with product MEASLEESMDSDHASSPISKPDARESPPGVGLNGNGNGSGSGSQETPNNGVAIAKEKPSEGQWTKPFNAFSGRPIGEHTAQQQALQQQQQPPPQQQQSQPQQQQQQPPPGANGVTGPPEIWVETKAEDGRSYYYHAVTRETTWTRPDGPTVKIMTQAEVEEMAKRPAQAAKAEAKATETPLEVPGVSSHLTSQPPPHLMSQPPPNAATPLLSQPPPNVRQQPPPMFQPPGMQPPPGFGQPPFCMPPPAYGFPGGAAPGGAPWGVGIPPWQQHMHGGQDNKPAKSLIIKPGVIDPAVIARAAEWSEHRAPDGRPYYFHAARGESVWEKPQALRDMEAARMAAHSGVAPAVATAPSGLPPHLLPNPMMHMPPGSAPPGFDAHAAFAAAAAAMKANSENTKAAQAAALEKEAKKAAEEKRKKEEEQKKAAATAKQTDKSRPVTSTPIAGTPWCVVWTGDARVFFYNPSTRTSVWDRPEDLMNREDVDKAVNERPEQLKTPQEKSAEADQKSNEEAAQEQTQAQVQAQQLEQVQRVDPEDDDDDEIIKIRTESESSVEEVPTKRVRMISKSKRAEDAALEAEQRAAKERALVPLEMRVTQFKEMLREKDVSAFSTWEKELHKIVFDPRYLLLTSKERKQVFEKYVKDRAEEERKEKRNKMRQKREDFRSLMEEARLHGKSSFSEFSQKNAKEERYRAIEKVRERESLFNEYIVEVRRREKEDKQLKKEQPLASRLQHKCTTQNTKIHNSNSIKIHLYNHLNSQFRPPSVIAVH from the exons ATGGAAGCGAGTTTAGAGGAGAGCATGGACAGCGATCACGCTAGTTCGCCAATCAGTAAGCCGGATGCGAGGGAATCCCCACCAGGAGTGGGACTCAATGGAAATGGCAATGGTAGTGGTAGTGGCAGCCAGGAGACCCCGAATAATGGCGTTGCTATAGCCAAGGAAAAACCAAGCGAGGGCCAGTG GACCAAGCCCTTCAATGCATTCAGTGGGCGACCCATTGGGGAGCACACAGCCCAGCAGCAGgcgctgcagcagcaacagcagccaccgccgcaacagcagcagtcgcagccgcagcagcagcagcaacaacctcCTCCTGGGGCAAACGGAGTGACGGGACCCCCGGAAATCTGGGTGGAAACCAAGGCGGAGGACGGCCGCTCCTATTATTACCATGCGGTAACCAGGGAAACCACCTGGACCCGGCCCGATGGACCCACTGTCAAGATAATGACCCAGGCCGAGGTGGAGGAGATGGCCAAGCGACCAGCCCAAGCCGCCAAGGCGGAAGCGAAGGCCACCGAGACTCCACTTGAGGTTCCAGGGGTGTCGTCGCATCTCACCTCGCAACCGCCACCGCACCTGATGAGCCAGCCACCACCAAATGCGGCGACTCCGCTGCTTTCCCAGCCGCCTCCAAATGTGCGCCAGCAGCCGCCGCCCATGTTCCAGCCACCTGGGATGCAGCCGCCTCCCGGTTTTGGACAACCGCCGTTTTGTATGCCGCCGCCGGCTTACGGATTTCCTGGAGGCGCCGCTCCAGGTGGAGCGCCTTGGGGCGTTGGCATTCCGCCCTGGCAGCAGCACATGCATGGCGGCCAGGATAACAAGCCAGCCAAGTCGCTGATCATCAAGCCGGGCGTTATCGATCCAGCGGTTATTGCGCGGGCAGCAGAGTGGTCAGAGCATCGTGCTCCCGATGGCAGACCGTACTACTTTCATGCCGCTCGAGGGGAGAGTGTATGGGAGAAACCTCAGGCACTGAGGGACATGGAAGCCGCCAGAATGGCTGCCCACTCTGGAGTGGCGCCCGCTGTGGCAACAGCTCCGTCCGGACTACCGCCCCACCTGCTACCCAATCCCATGATGCATATGCCACCGGGCTCAGCGCCACCGGGATTTGATGCGCATGCCGCTTTTGCAGCCGCTGCTGCAGCAATGAAAGCGAATTCGGAGAACACCAAGGCGGCGCAGGCTGCTGCCCTCGAAAAGGAGGCTAAGAAGGCGGCGGAAGAGAAGCGGAaaaaggaggaggagcagaAGAAGGCGGCAGCTACCGCAAAGCAGACGGACAAGAGTCGACCGGTGACAAGTACTCCGATCGCTGGAACGCCCTGGTGTGTCGTGTGGACAGGAGACGCTCGCGTCTTCTTCTATAATCCATCGACGAGGACTTCGGTTTGGGATCGACCCGAGGATCTAATGAATCGCGAGGACGTTGACAAAGCGGTAAACGAACGTCCCGAGCAACTGAAGACCCCGCAGGAGAAGTCCGCTGAGGCGGATCAAAAATCCAACGAGGAGGCAGCCCAGGAACAGACTCAAGCGCAAGTTCAGGCCCAGCAGCTGGAACAGGTGCAGCGAGTGGATCCAGAGGACGACGATGACGACGAGATTATCAAGATTCGAACTGAGTCCGAGTCCAGTGTGGAGGAGGTGCCTACCAAACGAGTGCGAATGA TTTCGAAGTCAAAGCGAGCCGAGGATGCCGCCCTAGAGGCTGAGCAGCGGGCAGCTAAGGAGCGGGCTTTGGTACCCTTAGAGATGCGCGTCACCCAGTTCAAGGAGATGCTTAGAGAGAAGGACGTTTCAGCTTTCAGCACCTGGGAGAAGGAGCTTCACAAGATCGTATTCGATCCGCGGTATCTGCTGCTGACATCAAAGGAACGTAAACAGGTATTTGAAAAGTATGTCAAGGATCGGGCCGAGGAGGAGCGTAAGGAGAAGCGAAACAAGATGCGCCAGAAGCGGGAGGATTTCCGCAGCCTAATGGAAGAAGCCAGGCTACATGGCAA ATCCTCGTTCTCCGAGTTCAGCCAGAAGAACGCGAAGGAAGAGCGGTACCGGGCTATCGAGAAGGTCCGGGAGCGCGAGAGTCTCTTCAACGAGTACATTGTGGAGGTGCGTCGTCGCGAAAAGGAGGACAAGCAGTTGAAGAAAGAGCAG CCACTAGCTAGCAGGTTACAGCACAAATGCACCACCCAAAACACCAAAAtacacaacagcaacagcatcaAGATCCACCTGTACAACCACCTCAACAGCCAATTCCGCCCGCCGTCCGTCATCGCCGTCCACTGA